One Nicotiana tomentosiformis chromosome 4, ASM39032v3, whole genome shotgun sequence genomic window carries:
- the LOC138910459 gene encoding uncharacterized protein, translated as MPFPEKWNMKHKFSFAFGISFIVFHSVGFSSMLCDAAVAQMSNPVPEFKEWVEGLPKDVEMRHPSVDDDIYADPPASKQDKENKKRKVSSPSDPENKKPRKRLVRKTTDASARELSSDSLHRLRDESKVEEEDSNLLARVRSGFELPQVREAVEEVAVEASEPRWVETFRSELGKLTKEIWPTSVLHHEDFLQYREESKYFKVEAWELAKKRDAYKLLSEKSQAELEAARSDQTRRDRATPREVDADKAETEEWNKNMDHLASEKYTARTQLASAEDQLRAAKEKNLARAKMIKGLQSQLGSTVSRQENLAKELEASKSEVITAQHEADKKVS; from the exons atgccatttcctgagaaatggaacatgaaacataAGTTTAGCTTTGCCTTCggtatttcttttattgtttttcATTCCGTTGGATTCTCATCGATGTTATGTGATGCAGCTGTCGCCCAAATGTCGAACCCTGTTCCTGAATTTAaagagtgggtcgagg GTTTACCAAAGGACGTCGAAATGAGGCATCCATCAGTTGACGATGATATATACGCTGATCCCCCTGCTTCGAAACAGgataaagagaataagaaaagaaaagtttCGAGTCCCTCGGACCCAGAAAATAAAAAACCGAGGAAGCGACTGGTGCGTAAAACCACAGACGCTAGTGCCCGAGAGCTCTCATCGGACTCACTCCATCGGTTGAGGGATGAGTCCAAAGTAGAAGAAGAAGATTCCAATTTGTTGGCCCGTGTGAGAAGtggttttgaactgcctcaagtCAGGGAGGCTGTAGAAGAAGTAGCGGTCGAAGCCTCTGAACCAAGGTGGGTCGAGACCTTTCGCTCCGAGCTGGGGAAGCTGACAAAGGAAATTTGGCCG acctcggtgcttcatcacgaggatTTTCTTCAATACCGGGAGGAGTCAAAATATTTCAAGGTCGAGGCTTGGGAGCTTGCTAAAAAGAGGGATGCTTACAAGCTCCTTAGCGAAAAATCCCAAGCTGAGCTTGAAGCGGCTC GTTCAGATCAAACTCGACGTGATCGAGCAACTCCGAGGGAGGTGGATGCGGACAAAGCAGAGACCGAAGAGTGGAACAAGAATATGGATCACCTAGCCTCGGAGAAATATACTGCCCGGACACAGTTGGCTTCAGCCGAGGATCAACTTCGGGCTGCAAAGGAGAAGAATTTGGCACGGGCCAAAATGATTAAGGGACTTCAATCTCAGCTGGGCTCGACTGTTTCTCGTCAAGAGAATCTGGCCAAGGAGCTCGAGGCTTCTAAGTCAGAAGTTATTACGGCCCAGCACGAAGCTGATAAAAAGGTGTCCTAG